The Thalassotalea nanhaiensis genome has a window encoding:
- a CDS encoding wax ester/triacylglycerol synthase domain-containing protein: MALVNLSDLPLLNLDSENNRVDTFVTIYDQQDLKAGPVRFKQILNRISARLRLYPKYHQVQSNSLIPFGSKDWLVDDTFDPEFHIRHVALPQPGDWRQFCILVARMHARPIDETRPLWEINVIEGLNDVPFPGSGHFALVCKIHHELMSASEKQGLIWAIHDALNEDDVRAEINRTVEPVSVLAPLNSLLKMNIDRMIRPLAEPINTSVELTRGLVSAILPNVKFFSNAVFCKNNVPYTRFNTDISSFRVWDSCSFSQDKFQRLKDKYPQFSTKDLLVTIIGGALKLYLQDKKELTNHSLKILMPRIEKEQQSTDLHLSYYVHDLFTSTENTKARLESVAMFDTTAEENIESTPLSEHLSGFQKMSKANDVLHNIQTTKAASNPLANTALIDMGSNHESMSFFKAPMVYFSGLPQITNGLGLIHMMSYTDDKVNLAFTSCREMLPDPSFYSECIDASFNELFDIFNSGL; the protein is encoded by the coding sequence ATGGCACTTGTTAATTTATCTGATTTACCTCTACTTAATTTAGATTCCGAAAACAATCGAGTAGATACCTTCGTAACTATTTATGATCAACAGGACTTAAAAGCTGGTCCTGTTCGATTTAAGCAAATCTTAAACCGCATTAGCGCTAGATTAAGACTTTATCCAAAGTACCATCAAGTTCAAAGTAATTCGCTGATCCCATTTGGCTCAAAAGATTGGCTAGTCGATGACACATTTGATCCTGAATTTCATATACGACATGTTGCGTTACCTCAGCCAGGTGATTGGAGACAGTTTTGTATTTTAGTAGCCAGAATGCATGCTCGTCCTATTGATGAAACACGACCTTTGTGGGAAATAAATGTTATAGAGGGATTAAATGATGTTCCTTTTCCTGGCTCTGGTCACTTCGCCTTAGTATGTAAAATTCATCATGAGCTTATGAGTGCAAGTGAAAAGCAAGGTCTGATATGGGCAATACATGATGCGTTAAACGAAGATGACGTAAGAGCAGAAATCAACAGAACGGTCGAACCGGTGAGTGTACTGGCGCCGTTAAATTCTCTGCTAAAAATGAATATTGATCGAATGATCCGTCCATTAGCTGAGCCTATAAATACATCGGTCGAGTTAACCAGAGGTCTAGTTTCAGCGATCCTACCTAATGTTAAATTTTTCTCCAATGCAGTGTTTTGCAAAAACAACGTCCCGTATACACGTTTTAATACAGACATTTCAAGTTTCAGGGTCTGGGATAGTTGCTCATTTAGTCAGGATAAATTTCAACGTTTAAAAGATAAATATCCGCAATTTTCAACTAAAGATTTGCTCGTTACTATCATCGGTGGTGCGTTAAAACTTTATTTACAAGACAAAAAAGAACTGACTAATCACAGTTTGAAAATATTGATGCCTCGTATTGAAAAAGAGCAGCAATCAACTGACTTACATCTAAGCTATTACGTTCATGACTTATTTACTTCTACAGAAAATACCAAAGCTCGATTAGAAAGCGTGGCAATGTTTGATACTACTGCTGAAGAAAATATTGAATCAACACCATTGTCTGAGCATTTGTCAGGTTTTCAGAAAATGTCAAAGGCTAATGATGTCTTACACAATATACAAACAACAAAAGCCGCAAGTAATCCATTAGCTAATACCGCTTTAATCGACATGGGTTCTAATCACGAGTCTATGAGTTTTTTTAAAGCACCTATGGTGTATTTTTCGGGACTTCCACAAATTACCAATGGTCTAGGCTTAATCCATATGATGAGTTATACCGATGATAAAGTTAACTTAGCGTTTACTTCATGTCGTGAGATGTTACCCGACCCATCATTTTACAGCGAATGCATTGACGCAAGCTTTAACGAACTTTTTGATATTTTTAACTCAGGTTTATAA
- a CDS encoding alpha/beta hydrolase family protein: MSTKILKNPRISRSVHATQPSIMPEQPWWNNLSVNFNYFSDHLILDKKTKNIVDATAFLDIGARSLAATLLATRTLPTTFNKTQMYKDISEGDIYRELADLHDAKQVFVTPPVVNVSEKQVSAGHNAPLTAICTKLSFKSVYEPINPEICQRYLDNQENFIAQAQYWRHDKNEARPTICFIHGFMVDSYNINSSMLKMKDFFNKGYDILFYTLPHHGPRQSDKSPHSGSAYFSGGLAWLNETVLHAIFDFRTFINYLEQQGADQYGVTGISLGGYTTALLACVEDRLAFAIPNVPVSCIADLFMLWNPANKMLKKSLRLSGTTLQQMRHTIAVHSPLTYKPVIPKNRLMIIAGAGDRCAPPNQARILWDHWQRPDIHWFHGNHVLHLGQQLYLDDMERFFDSIGFTV; this comes from the coding sequence ATGAGCACAAAAATATTAAAAAACCCACGTATCTCTCGAAGTGTTCATGCAACGCAACCTTCAATTATGCCCGAACAGCCTTGGTGGAATAACCTTAGTGTTAATTTCAATTACTTTTCAGATCATTTAATACTGGATAAGAAAACCAAAAATATCGTCGACGCCACAGCATTTTTAGATATTGGTGCCAGATCATTGGCGGCCACATTGCTGGCAACTCGAACATTGCCAACAACGTTTAATAAAACACAAATGTATAAAGATATTAGTGAAGGCGATATATACCGAGAACTGGCAGACTTACATGATGCAAAACAAGTCTTTGTAACACCTCCTGTTGTTAATGTGAGTGAAAAGCAAGTGAGTGCAGGTCATAACGCTCCCTTAACAGCAATTTGCACTAAATTGTCGTTTAAAAGCGTTTACGAACCCATAAATCCTGAAATTTGTCAGCGCTATCTAGATAATCAAGAAAACTTTATCGCTCAAGCCCAATACTGGCGTCATGATAAGAACGAGGCACGGCCAACGATTTGTTTCATCCATGGCTTTATGGTTGACTCATATAATATCAACAGCAGTATGCTAAAAATGAAAGACTTTTTTAATAAAGGCTACGATATTTTATTCTATACATTACCTCATCATGGCCCACGTCAATCCGATAAATCACCGCATAGTGGTAGTGCATACTTTTCTGGTGGTTTAGCTTGGTTGAATGAAACGGTGTTACATGCAATTTTCGACTTTAGAACATTTATTAACTACCTAGAGCAGCAGGGCGCTGATCAATATGGAGTAACGGGCATAAGCCTTGGTGGTTATACTACTGCGCTTTTAGCTTGTGTTGAAGACAGGCTTGCATTTGCTATTCCTAATGTGCCCGTTTCATGTATCGCTGACTTGTTTATGCTATGGAATCCTGCAAATAAAATGTTAAAAAAGTCATTGAGGTTAAGCGGTACAACGCTACAGCAAATGCGCCATACCATTGCGGTTCATAGTCCGCTAACCTATAAGCCGGTAATCCCTAAAAATCGTTTAATGATAATAGCCGGAGCCGGAGATCGTTGTGCGCCTCCTAATCAGGCTAGAATATTATGGGATCATTGGCAAAGACCAGATATACATTGGTTTCATGGTAATCATGTGTTGCATCTTGGCCAACAATTATACTTGGATGATATGGAACGTTTTTTTGACAGCATCGGGTTTACTGTCTGA
- a CDS encoding DUF1302 domain-containing protein — MINEVHLHNQKVFKPKSLTTAIKTVLIGALVASSGQVQAANFDLDNGVSIDLDTQISYAAQWRMEKQDKTLLDPAANGLLAFNGEDGNLAFDKNDMTQNRLSFSSDLDIAFDNDSFSGGVFVRARGWYDDAYSGDTASTVNPSCNRDDCSTFDNNDGIEDYHKSRVEILDAFVYSNFSIGEQDASLRIGHQVVSWGESLALNGGVSLAQGPIDASKTNIPGVELKEIFMPVGQVYLETGLTENIAFGAYYQYDWERTRIDAPGTFFGVDIVGEGADDGKLVVPVPGVGLVPAIDVDRSEEPDGGSYGVALRYLTDEGTEYGVYVLNYDDTLPTFELLAPTGPLLLKSFEDIDLYGASFGTVIGDTNVSGEITYRDGQPVQLNVPGAYVFAPAQTVQAQISWAHIFASNAFADSITFLGEVGYNEVVDIDSTFETETLGKIPAMALGVDVNDKKSALDNDVSGAGYFMKVTADYFSVLPAVDAKLSVSIKHDFDGTSSVPFTFTEGVMNVGVGADFTYQGVYQFGIKYAAFLTDPEEIVDDGKSLELAHQFADRDNISMYVKYSF, encoded by the coding sequence ATGATTAATGAAGTACATTTGCACAATCAAAAAGTTTTTAAACCTAAGTCGTTAACTACGGCAATAAAAACTGTGCTAATTGGCGCTTTAGTTGCTAGTTCTGGCCAAGTTCAAGCGGCTAATTTTGATCTTGATAATGGCGTAAGTATCGATCTTGATACACAAATAAGCTATGCCGCACAATGGCGCATGGAAAAACAGGATAAAACCTTATTAGATCCAGCTGCTAATGGTTTATTAGCATTCAATGGTGAAGATGGTAACTTGGCTTTCGATAAAAATGATATGACGCAAAATCGTCTTTCATTTTCTAGCGATTTAGATATTGCCTTTGATAATGATTCATTTTCTGGCGGTGTTTTTGTTCGTGCCCGTGGTTGGTATGACGATGCTTATTCTGGTGATACCGCTTCAACAGTTAATCCAAGCTGTAACCGAGATGATTGTTCAACGTTCGATAACAATGATGGCATTGAAGATTATCACAAAAGTCGAGTTGAAATTCTTGATGCATTTGTATACAGCAACTTCAGCATTGGTGAACAAGATGCCAGTTTACGCATCGGCCATCAAGTTGTTAGTTGGGGCGAAAGTTTAGCGCTAAACGGTGGCGTTTCATTAGCTCAAGGACCAATTGATGCATCTAAAACAAATATTCCCGGTGTAGAACTAAAAGAAATATTTATGCCTGTTGGTCAAGTGTATCTTGAGACTGGTTTGACTGAGAACATTGCTTTTGGTGCTTACTACCAATATGACTGGGAACGTACCCGTATAGATGCTCCCGGTACATTCTTTGGTGTTGATATTGTAGGTGAAGGTGCAGACGACGGTAAGTTGGTTGTTCCAGTTCCTGGCGTTGGATTAGTTCCTGCTATTGATGTAGATAGATCAGAAGAGCCGGACGGTGGTTCTTACGGTGTAGCTTTACGTTATTTAACGGATGAAGGTACAGAATATGGTGTCTATGTATTGAATTATGACGACACATTACCAACCTTCGAACTATTAGCTCCAACAGGTCCGTTACTGCTTAAATCTTTTGAAGATATTGATTTGTACGGGGCAAGCTTTGGTACCGTAATTGGTGACACCAACGTGAGTGGTGAAATCACTTATCGTGATGGACAACCTGTACAGTTGAATGTACCTGGTGCTTATGTGTTTGCTCCAGCGCAAACGGTTCAAGCACAAATTTCATGGGCTCATATTTTTGCTTCGAACGCTTTTGCTGACAGCATCACTTTCCTAGGTGAAGTTGGTTACAACGAAGTTGTAGATATTGACTCAACATTTGAAACAGAAACGCTAGGAAAAATCCCAGCTATGGCTTTAGGCGTTGATGTTAATGATAAAAAATCAGCATTAGATAACGATGTAAGTGGCGCTGGTTACTTCATGAAAGTTACGGCTGATTACTTTTCAGTACTACCTGCTGTTGATGCCAAGTTAAGTGTGTCGATTAAGCATGATTTTGATGGAACGTCTTCTGTTCCGTTTACATTCACTGAAGGCGTGATGAACGTAGGTGTTGGCGCTGATTTTACCTACCAAGGTGTTTACCAGTTTGGTATTAAATACGCAGCGTTTCTAACCGACCCTGAAGAAATTGTAGATGACGGTAAATCATTAGAGTTAGCTCATCAATTTGCTGACCGTGACAACATTTCAATGTACGTAAAGTACAGTTTTTAA
- a CDS encoding DUF1329 domain-containing protein, with translation MKFNKTVVALIATTCALYTTSAVSKISAADAAKLGSELTPVGAERAANADGSIPEWTGGMTTAPEAYKGEGTTRIDPFADEKPLFTIDASNYKQYEAKLSAGQKQLFAKHPDTFKMPIYATHRTAAAPQWVYDKTKSNALNAETTAGGDGVANAFGGYPFPVPKNGHEAIWNHSLRWTGQGSNKKYKNLTVYGNGSSTLGQGEIWESFPYYNPESSVEDYNGNIQQILVQYSLPVRRKGEVILVRDPVNAAEDPRQAWQYIPGQRRVRRAPTIAFDTPNTQFAGQATFDDSFMFNGSTERYNWELKGKQEMYISYNNNALFVEAEKGDDAVKQIATPYHPNPEFARWELHRVWVVEATLKEDKRHVYAKRTFYIDEDTWMIASTDIYDGRGNLWRAGFANFLNAYDVPLTAVRATWHTDFQNGNYAFNELDYVPVKFYQGEKDKFFTPGQVRKLSKR, from the coding sequence ATGAAATTTAATAAAACAGTAGTCGCGTTAATTGCGACAACTTGCGCACTATATACAACGAGTGCAGTGTCTAAAATAAGCGCAGCAGATGCGGCTAAATTAGGTAGTGAGCTAACGCCTGTTGGCGCCGAGCGTGCAGCCAATGCTGATGGCAGCATTCCAGAGTGGACTGGGGGCATGACAACTGCACCTGAAGCTTACAAAGGGGAAGGTACAACTCGTATCGACCCATTTGCTGATGAAAAACCATTATTTACTATTGATGCCAGTAATTACAAGCAATATGAAGCGAAACTAAGTGCTGGACAAAAGCAGTTATTTGCTAAGCACCCAGACACGTTTAAAATGCCAATTTATGCTACACATCGTACGGCAGCCGCACCACAGTGGGTTTATGATAAAACAAAGTCTAATGCTCTAAACGCTGAAACTACCGCCGGTGGTGATGGCGTAGCAAATGCCTTTGGTGGTTATCCTTTTCCTGTACCTAAAAATGGTCACGAAGCAATTTGGAACCATTCTTTACGTTGGACCGGACAGGGCAGTAATAAGAAATACAAAAACTTAACTGTATATGGCAACGGTAGCAGCACGCTTGGTCAAGGTGAAATTTGGGAAAGCTTTCCATATTACAATCCAGAAAGCAGTGTTGAAGATTATAACGGCAACATCCAACAAATTTTAGTTCAATACAGCTTACCTGTACGCCGTAAAGGTGAAGTTATTTTGGTTCGAGATCCTGTAAATGCTGCAGAAGACCCTCGTCAAGCATGGCAGTATATTCCTGGTCAACGTCGAGTTCGTCGCGCACCAACTATTGCCTTTGATACGCCTAATACACAGTTTGCCGGACAAGCTACGTTTGATGATTCATTCATGTTTAATGGTTCAACAGAACGTTACAACTGGGAATTAAAAGGCAAACAGGAAATGTACATCTCGTACAACAATAATGCTCTTTTTGTTGAAGCTGAGAAAGGCGATGATGCAGTAAAACAAATTGCTACTCCATATCATCCAAACCCTGAGTTTGCTCGTTGGGAATTACACCGAGTATGGGTAGTTGAAGCAACATTGAAAGAAGACAAACGCCATGTATATGCAAAACGTACCTTCTACATTGATGAAGATACTTGGATGATTGCGTCTACTGATATATATGATGGTCGTGGAAACTTATGGCGCGCAGGTTTTGCAAACTTCTTGAATGCTTATGACGTTCCATTAACTGCCGTTCGTGCAACTTGGCACACAGACTTTCAAAATGGCAATTACGCGTTTAATGAACTTGATTATGTTCCTGTAAAATTTTACCAAGGTGAAAAAGATAAGTTTTTCACACCAGGTCAGGTTCGTAAACTTAGCAAGCGTTAA
- a CDS encoding phasin family protein: MILDFFKTNELTAIGRQVLNANKEIVNTVLSTSQDIVKKGMDYNRSVIQAGAGAITSSREEANRFVEQVIEQTDKVEERALEVLDTSSEKTSARVSEAFDRVGNPAEVLGGAVEDSVLNSVESITKPTVDLLKNTSEQLIEVPNKLMKTAASSK, from the coding sequence ATGATTTTAGACTTTTTCAAAACAAACGAATTAACTGCAATTGGCCGTCAAGTATTAAACGCTAACAAAGAGATTGTTAACACTGTACTTTCAACTAGCCAAGATATCGTTAAAAAAGGTATGGATTACAACCGCTCTGTAATTCAAGCAGGTGCTGGTGCAATAACAAGTTCACGTGAAGAAGCTAACCGTTTCGTTGAACAAGTTATCGAGCAAACAGATAAAGTTGAAGAGCGCGCTCTAGAAGTACTAGACACTTCATCTGAGAAAACATCTGCACGCGTTAGCGAAGCATTTGACCGTGTAGGTAACCCTGCTGAAGTTTTAGGTGGCGCTGTTGAAGATTCAGTATTGAATTCAGTTGAGTCAATCACTAAACCAACGGTTGACCTTTTAAAGAACACTTCAGAGCAACTTATTGAAGTACCAAATAAATTAATGAAAACTGCTGCAAGTTCTAAGTAA
- a CDS encoding DUF2059 domain-containing protein — MDGLIKLFLPFLFAFSFSVHATSDAPTLKTVSTLLEITNADDYYVGVFQAMVKEHAVEMTTGEAMKTDMVSKDIIAKELLPIYQKYYTEKELLELITFLNSPLGKKMAQADRNIMNDAFGAADEFGKKVSSTK, encoded by the coding sequence ATGGATGGATTGATAAAACTGTTTCTACCTTTCTTATTTGCCTTTAGCTTCAGTGTTCATGCGACATCAGACGCTCCAACATTAAAAACTGTAAGTACCTTGCTTGAGATAACAAACGCCGATGATTATTACGTCGGGGTTTTTCAAGCTATGGTAAAAGAACACGCAGTTGAGATGACAACGGGCGAAGCAATGAAGACAGATATGGTATCAAAAGATATTATTGCTAAAGAGTTATTGCCGATATATCAAAAATATTACACTGAAAAAGAGCTACTAGAACTAATAACTTTTCTAAACAGCCCCTTGGGTAAGAAAATGGCTCAAGCTGACCGCAATATCATGAACGATGCTTTTGGTGCTGCCGATGAATTTGGTAAGAAAGTGTCATCAACCAAGTAG
- a CDS encoding WS/DGAT domain-containing protein, with protein MPRQLHSIDRIFLDMETPDNSMGITPLYFYDPSGLANGTFNIEALLEHIDQCVRSIPVLCGKLHRTPLDLDNPYLVEDKNYDVNNHVTHYVLKDSSSIKDLSNAITQYQERTLDTSKPLWDAMVISGINIKTLPKDCFLIALKIHHAVADGMTLMNLTAKLHGQIKIGAPVKLASNSSLLSGGLLGMASRVFANNLKQSIQLVNPLLKVAPRLSVNAINYFFDNLNQSSEPVAQTRFAGNVTPKRVWGYTPLAIEPLNRVRKLLPSCSLNDALLTVIAGGLREYLESKNELPEFAMRAMAPINVRSEGEVGAAGNEISMMSLSLPVEIADPMERLVEVIKFTCNAKDQQLKLGSRNVSELAKNLPAAYLSYMNKIVSSSSANKMVSKLGNTVVTNVPGPKEELNMLGARLINMAGIGPVSDGVGLLHGVMSYNGSMVVNVVSCPSMIPDIKFYIECIKNSYEKLLEAADARYANLIDEQFGQALLNETH; from the coding sequence ATGCCTCGCCAATTACACAGTATCGACCGTATTTTTTTAGATATGGAAACACCGGACAACTCAATGGGGATCACTCCTTTATATTTTTATGACCCGAGTGGGTTAGCTAATGGCACGTTTAACATAGAAGCATTATTAGAACATATTGATCAATGTGTACGAAGCATCCCCGTTCTTTGCGGTAAATTACATCGTACCCCCTTAGATCTAGACAACCCTTATTTGGTTGAAGATAAAAACTATGACGTAAATAATCACGTTACCCATTATGTATTAAAAGACAGCTCAAGCATTAAAGATTTATCTAATGCCATTACGCAATATCAAGAAAGAACATTAGATACTTCCAAACCACTTTGGGATGCGATGGTGATCAGTGGTATAAATATTAAAACCCTACCTAAAGACTGTTTTTTAATCGCACTTAAAATTCACCATGCTGTTGCTGATGGCATGACCTTAATGAATTTAACCGCAAAACTTCATGGCCAAATTAAAATCGGAGCACCAGTAAAACTCGCTTCAAACAGCAGTTTACTATCAGGTGGATTACTAGGTATGGCATCTCGAGTATTTGCTAATAACCTTAAACAATCAATTCAACTGGTAAATCCTTTACTAAAGGTTGCTCCAAGATTAAGCGTTAATGCCATTAACTACTTTTTCGACAATTTGAATCAATCCAGTGAGCCCGTAGCACAAACTCGTTTTGCCGGTAATGTTACGCCAAAACGTGTGTGGGGTTATACACCATTGGCTATTGAGCCACTTAATCGTGTACGTAAGCTATTGCCTTCGTGTTCGCTGAATGATGCGCTGTTAACTGTTATCGCCGGTGGTTTAAGGGAATACCTAGAAAGCAAAAATGAATTACCAGAATTTGCAATGAGAGCTATGGCTCCAATAAATGTTCGCTCTGAAGGCGAAGTTGGTGCTGCTGGTAATGAAATATCAATGATGTCGTTGTCACTGCCAGTAGAAATTGCCGATCCGATGGAGCGTCTAGTTGAAGTAATTAAATTTACCTGTAATGCAAAAGATCAACAGCTTAAATTAGGTTCTCGTAATGTGTCAGAACTTGCCAAAAACCTGCCTGCAGCGTACTTAAGCTATATGAACAAAATTGTAAGTAGCTCTTCGGCTAATAAAATGGTTTCAAAATTAGGCAATACGGTAGTTACCAATGTACCGGGTCCTAAAGAAGAATTAAATATGCTAGGTGCACGTTTGATTAATATGGCTGGAATTGGTCCTGTTAGTGATGGCGTAGGTTTACTGCATGGTGTAATGAGTTACAACGGCAGCATGGTGGTAAATGTTGTTTCGTGCCCTTCAATGATACCTGACATCAAATTTTACATTGAATGCATCAAAAATAGTTACGAAAAATTATTAGAAGCTGCCGATGCTCGTTATGCCAACTTAATTGACGAACAATTCGGTCAAGCGTTACTTAATGAAACGCATTAA
- a CDS encoding alpha/beta fold hydrolase, translating to MYKKLFNVFAADSTPSYFQTLTEVPRALTETINLGLSSPYLLNLPKGDGHPVIVIPGFTVSDSETYLLRQFLTSRNYKVHGLNMGRNVGPMAGIEKRLAQRVKSLSETYGEKVSLVGWSLGGLFARYVAHQVSDHIRTVVSLGSPIGVNRVFQGTSPIIELLGKAVVSSNFIDIVDDESLDYWNRTPPVPTTAIYSKADGAVHWKIAIDPLEHEQTENIQVFGSHAGMTHNPMIFNILADRLSQAEGQWQPFEYRGIAKMMNNALMPVENFL from the coding sequence ATGTATAAAAAACTATTTAATGTCTTTGCCGCAGATTCGACCCCTAGTTATTTCCAAACCCTGACAGAAGTCCCTAGAGCATTGACTGAAACGATTAACCTTGGCTTATCAAGCCCTTACTTGCTTAATTTACCAAAAGGCGATGGACATCCGGTGATCGTAATTCCCGGATTTACGGTAAGTGATTCAGAAACCTACTTGTTAAGACAATTTTTAACGTCAAGAAACTATAAAGTCCACGGTTTAAATATGGGCCGTAATGTTGGTCCTATGGCAGGGATAGAAAAAAGACTCGCGCAAAGAGTTAAAAGCTTATCTGAAACCTATGGTGAAAAAGTGTCTTTAGTTGGCTGGAGTTTAGGTGGATTGTTTGCACGTTATGTCGCGCATCAAGTAAGTGATCATATTCGAACTGTTGTTAGTTTAGGTAGCCCAATTGGCGTAAATCGAGTATTTCAGGGGACTTCTCCTATTATTGAACTACTCGGTAAAGCTGTTGTGTCGTCTAATTTCATCGATATAGTCGATGATGAAAGTTTAGATTACTGGAATCGTACACCTCCAGTGCCTACTACAGCGATATATTCAAAAGCAGATGGTGCGGTGCATTGGAAAATTGCAATTGATCCACTTGAACATGAGCAAACTGAGAATATTCAAGTATTCGGTAGCCATGCAGGTATGACTCATAACCCGATGATTTTTAATATTTTAGCCGACCGATTATCTCAAGCCGAAGGGCAGTGGCAACCGTTTGAATATCGTGGCATAGCAAAAATGATGAATAACGCCTTAATGCCCGTAGAAAATTTTCTCTAA
- a CDS encoding DUF1214 domain-containing protein, with protein MKTLIFTAALTMAFTAQAAVAAETTSLDAFFAKDGIVTTEANYPTLETSRQLLKYQDAVGVNKLYHIRDLANVKTQVAVRTNQDTYYSFTTINVENSATLTLPKVAEGMYISAQVITEDHQIKPMVFGSGMHLISGANIKDTHVVVVVRLDARIPKKEANAIQDQMYITSKSDAEYVSPVVNKEIFHQVEVDLKTQFLAMLKAEGADALTGMFTSLQDGSKEMRTDQKYSVGAAVGWGGAQFIDNIYEISPNYAMTCHQATFEDPQNKQFWSVTVYDKAGFMFEDKAKISSHTVKPNGDGTITLSFGCGADAINNLKVKNDTGVFSLTFRHYSPSQKVMDGYRLVPLVKLVK; from the coding sequence ATGAAAACATTAATATTTACAGCCGCACTAACAATGGCATTTACAGCACAAGCTGCAGTAGCAGCAGAAACAACTTCACTTGATGCTTTCTTTGCCAAAGATGGCATTGTAACAACAGAAGCGAACTACCCTACATTAGAAACATCTCGCCAGTTACTTAAGTACCAAGATGCAGTTGGTGTAAATAAGCTTTACCACATCCGTGATTTGGCTAATGTTAAAACGCAAGTAGCAGTACGTACTAACCAAGATACTTACTACTCATTCACAACCATTAATGTAGAAAACAGTGCTACGCTTACACTGCCAAAAGTAGCAGAGGGTATGTATATATCAGCTCAGGTAATCACAGAAGATCACCAGATTAAACCTATGGTTTTTGGCTCAGGTATGCACCTAATTAGTGGGGCTAACATTAAAGATACACATGTTGTTGTCGTTGTTCGTCTTGATGCACGCATCCCTAAAAAAGAAGCTAACGCTATCCAAGACCAAATGTACATCACTTCTAAAAGCGATGCTGAGTATGTTAGTCCTGTTGTGAATAAAGAAATATTTCACCAAGTAGAAGTCGACCTTAAAACTCAATTCCTAGCAATGCTTAAAGCAGAGGGAGCTGACGCACTAACAGGTATGTTTACTTCTCTTCAAGATGGTTCAAAAGAGATGAGAACGGATCAGAAGTACTCTGTAGGTGCAGCTGTAGGCTGGGGTGGAGCTCAGTTTATCGACAACATCTATGAAATATCACCTAACTACGCGATGACTTGTCACCAAGCAACATTTGAAGACCCACAGAACAAACAGTTTTGGTCAGTAACAGTTTACGATAAAGCAGGTTTTATGTTTGAAGATAAAGCTAAAATTAGTTCTCACACAGTAAAGCCCAATGGTGATGGTACAATTACTTTAAGTTTTGGTTGTGGTGCTGATGCTATCAACAATCTTAAAGTAAAGAACGATACAGGTGTTTTCTCTTTAACTTTTCGTCACTATAGCCCGTCTCAAAAAGTAATGGACGGATACCGTTTAGTACCTCTAGTAAAGCTAGTTAAGTAA